Below is a genomic region from Paraburkholderia phenazinium.
GGTCTGGAGACCGCGATGCGCACCTTAAGCAAGTGACTGACGCAAACCAGCCGCGCCAATAAGCTGCACCCGCCAGACCTTCACCCATAAGAAAACTGAGACCTCCTGTATGAGTTCGCCCTCCTCCCCCGAGCTGTCCCCTCCGACCTCACGGCCCACGCGCCTGCGGCCGTTCGCGGACACATCGCTATCGACGCTCGTGGCCGGCTTTGTCGCGATGATGACGGGCTATACCAGTTCGCTCGTACTGATGTTCCAGGCAGGTCAGGCGGCGCATCTCTCCGATGCGCAGATTTCCTCGTGGATCTGGGCGCTTTCGATCGGCATGGCGCTTTGCACGATCGGCCTGTCGCTGCGCTTTCGCGCGCCGATCGTGATTGCATGGTCGACGCCAGGGGCCGCGCTACTGGTGTCGTCGCTGCCGAACGTGGCATATCCACAGGCGATCGGCGCGTTTATCGTCTGCGCGCTGTTGCTCACGGTGGTGGGTTTGACCGGCTGGTTCGACACGCTGATGAAAAAGATTCCGGCCGGAATCGCCTCGGCGCTGCTGGCCGGCATCCTGTTCGAGATCGGCATCGAAATTTTCCGAGCCGCGCAATTCCAGACCGCGCTGGTGCTGGCGATGTTTTTCACCTACCTCGCCCTCAAGCGCCTCGCGCCCCGCTATGCGATCGTGACGACGCTGGTGGTAGGGACCGCCGTGGCCGGCAGCCTCGGCCTGCTCGACTTCAGCCACTTTCATGTGGCGCTCGCGCAGCCCGTACTGACCATGCCGGCGTTCTCGGCTGCGGCGATCATCAGCATCGGCATTCCGCTGTTCGTCGTCGCCATGGCCTCGCAGAACGTGCCGGGGATTGCCGTCTTGCGCGCCGACGGCTATACGACGCCGTCAGCGCCGTTGATCGCCACCACCGGCATCGCTTCGTTGCTGCTCGCGCCGTTCGGCTCGCACGGCATCAATCTTGCGGCCATTACGGCAGCCATCTGTACCGGCCCAGAGTCCCACGAGGATCGTAACAAGCGTTACACCGCCGCCGTCTGGGCGGGCGTCTTTTATCTGATCGCCGGCATCTTTGGCGCGACAATTGCTGCACTGTTCGCTTCGCTGCCCAAGGCGCTGGTGGTTTCGGTAGCGGCGCTGGCCCTGTTCGGCTCGATCATGAGCGGACTCGCCAACGCCATGCAGGATCTCAAACAGCGCGAGGCCGCGCTCGTCACTTTTATGGTGACCGCCTCCGGCCTGACCCTGCTGTCGATCGGCTCGGCATTTTGGGGCCTGGTGGCAGGCGTGCTCACGCAACTCGTGCTGAATGCGAGGCGGGCCTGAGCGAAAGCTGAGGCCAGGCATGGCGAAGGCTGAAAGGATCGGCAAATGCACATGTAAAAGCCGCAGCGACCGATCCGCCATAGAATAGAAGTATCGGGCGGCATTCCCCGGCCATATCATGAGGAATGCCGCAGCGTGAAATGCTGCAGTCAGGGGCACCGGAGCATCCGCTCCAGTGGCCTTTGCGGCGACCTCCACCTTTTGGACTATTGCGCCTGTGCGCCTAAAGGCTCGACATGACTACCGCACTCGATCAACTCAAGCAATTCACGACCGTCGTCGCCGACACCGGTGACTTCCAGCAACTCGCCCAGTACAAACCGCAGGACGCGACCACCAACCCGTCGCTGATCCTCAAGGCCGTGCAGAAGGCCGACTACCGTCCGCTGCTGGAAAAAACCGTGCGCGATCACGCGTCGAAACCGGTGGGCGCGATCATCGACAATCTGCTGATCGCCTTCGGCACCGAAATCCTCAAGATCATCCCGGGCCGCGTTTCGACCGAGGTCGATGCGCGTCTGTCGTTCGACGTCAAGGCGTCGATCGAGAAGGGTCATGAACTGATCAAGCTGTACGAAGCCGCCGGCATCGGCCGCGAGCGGATCCTGATCAAGCTCGCGTCCACGTGGGAAGGCGTCCGCGCCGCGGAGCAACTGCAAAAGGAAGGCATCCACTGCAACATGACGCTGCTGTTCTCGCTCGCCCAGGCCGCTGCCTGCGCCGAAGCGGGCGCGCAACTGATCTCGCCGTTCGTCGGCCGGATCTACGACTGGTACAAGAAGAACGCCGGCAGCGCATGGGATGAAGCGAAAGACGGCGGCGCGAACGATCCGGGCGTGCAATCGGTGCGGCGCATCTATGCGTACTACAAGAAGTTCGGCTACAAGACCGAGGTGATGGGCGCGAGCTTCCGCACACCGGGTCAGGTCCTCGAACTGGCCGGCTGCGATCTGCTGACCATCAGCCCGGATCTGCTGCAGAAGCTGCAGGACAGCACGGACAAGGTGGAGCGCAAACTGTCGCCGGAACTGGGCCAGAGCGGGAACATCGAACGCGTGCCGGTCGACGAATCGTCCTTCCGTTTCCTCGTCAACGACGAAGCCATGGCTACCGAAAAGCTCGCCGAAGGCATCCGCGCGTTCGCCGCCGATGCGGTCAAGCTGGAAAAGCTGATCGAAGAACTTCGCTAACTGCGTTAAGTACGCCTGAGCCATCCGGCCCTTCTCCAGGGACGGTCAACACGGCTTCGGCGGATTTCACCTGGTTTCACAAACAACGCCACGACAGACGACTACAATCGTTTGTCGTGGCGTTGTTTTGTCTGCCTCGGCAGCGGCTGCGTCGCGCGTGACCACTTTCGCAATCAGTTGCATGGGACAGGGAGACGACCATGGAAATCCAGCCTTACGTATTTTTTGAAGGCCGGTGTGAAGAAGCGCTGAGCTTCTACACCGACAAGCTAGGCGCCGAGTTGCAGTTCAAGATGCACTACAAGGACGCGCCGCCCAATCCCGACCAGACGCCCAATCCGAAATTCGCCGACATGGTCATGCATGCCTCGGTCAAGTTCGGCTCGACCATCCTCATGATGTCCGACGACTGTATGAGCGAAAGCGTCACTCATACCGGTTTCAGGCTGACTCTGACTGGCAACGACCTCGCCCACGCCGAGAAGCTGTACAACGCCCTGGCCGAAGGCGGCAAGGTCGACATGCCGTGGCAGGCCACCTTCTGGACCAAAGGCTTCGGCATGCTGACCGACAAGTTTGGGATCGGCTGGATGGTGATGGCCCCCGAACAACCCAACTGAGCACCCACTGAAAGTACGCGCCTGCCGCTGCCCGCTCAGGTGACCAGACAGCAAGGCGAAGCGACGCCTCACACGGCTCAGCCTGGCTTCGCCGCGGCGACACGGGCGGCCGTGCCGTGCCGCTCGATATTCCAGTTAGGCTCGGTTTCGAGCAGCAAGGCCCGCAAGCGGTCGACCTGCTCGATCATCCGCTCGCCGAGCCAGTATGGCCCCTGCAGTTCCGGAGCGAGGTGCTCAGGCAGCGCACCGCCCGGCACACGGGCCAGCACCACCTGAGGCGCCAGAAAGCGCGCCGCACCGCCGAAACGCAGGCCGCGCGCCATCGCCAGCAGCATGGCGCGCACCGTGCGCGCCTCGGCACTGCATTGCCGGGAGAACGCCGCACGCGCGGCGATGTCCGCGTGCGCCAGCGCGCCGGTCGCCATCATTTCCAGCGCACTCAGCATCGAGCGGTGAACACGCTGGATCTCTTCCAGTTTCGCCTGCGGCACGCCGGTTTCCTTGGCTACCCAAGGCATCAACGGACGAAGCTGCACCAGCCGCGCGTTCAACTCCAGAAACGTCTTGATCTCTTCGTCTGCGTCAAACGGCGCACCGTTCACAAGGTGGGTGTACGTCCGGGCGCAGCCACGCAGATTTTCCGCGAGCCGGTAACGCCATGAGTAAGTCGCATGCAACGGCAGCGCAAACGAGAACGCCAGCGCAATCGCAATACCGATCAGCACGTTCAGCGTGCGCCATAGGCCCGTGTCGATCTGATTGTCGCCATGGCCCGCGACGATGCACATCGTAATCGCCGTCAGCAGTCCGACATACCCTCCCTTGCCAATGGCGTACCACGCACAGATCCCCGCCACGACGGACATCAGCACGTAGGTCAGCCACAGCGAGCCGAGCAGGTTCTGCTGCAGGATCAGCACGAGCCCAATGGTCGCGCCAAGCATCGTGCCGGCCGCCCGCTCGGTGGCCTTTTTACGAATGTTGCCGTGATGCTGCAAGCCGCCGATCACCACCAGCAGCGTCACCGACGACCAGATCCCATGCGGAATATTGATGCCGGTGGAGGCGAGAATCGACACCATCATCGCAAGGCCCACTCGCACGCTATGTAGCAGCTTGGCGTGCCGGTAACGGTAATACGGCGAGGTGATAACCCTGAGGATGCGGCTCGCGCTCGAGCGGCGCGGCATCATGGGATCGCGTTCGGAATCAGAATCGGCAGAGGACATGGTCGCGCGAAATCGGAAGCTGCGATGTAGCTATCCTGCACCAAAATGCAAAACGCCCGCAATTTTTCGTTGCGGGCGCTTTCGGACGATGGCTTCGGAGGATCAGCTTTCGACGACGTCCAGATAGTCTTCCGGGTTGGTGCGATCTTCGGCGTGCTTCATGCCGATGGCGCGCACCAGCAGGCTCACCACCACCGACACCACCAGGTTCACGATCAGCGACCACACCGCCGCGTAGCCGGGAATCGCAAGGCCGAACAGGTGGATCGTGAAGATCGAACCGGCGAGTTTCAGCGAGATCGCCATCCACGTCCCGGTTGCAATACCGACGGCCCACCCGAGCAGCAGGCCGCGATAGTCGAGCATGCGCGTGTAGAGACCCAGCACGATCGACGGCAGCGTCTGGATGATCCAGATGCCGCCCAGCAACTGCAACTGGATCGCATACGTGAGCGGCAAGCCGAGAATGAACGCCACCGCGCCCACCTTGACGAGCAGCGAAACCAGCTTGGCAATGTTGGTTTCCTGCTCACCCGTCATATGGCGGTTGATGAACTCCTTGTGGATATTGCGTGTGTACAGATTGGCCGCCGCAATCGACATGATCGCCGCCGGCACCAGAGCGCCGATACCGATCGCCGCG
It encodes:
- a CDS encoding benzoate/H(+) symporter BenE family transporter gives rise to the protein MSSPSSPELSPPTSRPTRLRPFADTSLSTLVAGFVAMMTGYTSSLVLMFQAGQAAHLSDAQISSWIWALSIGMALCTIGLSLRFRAPIVIAWSTPGAALLVSSLPNVAYPQAIGAFIVCALLLTVVGLTGWFDTLMKKIPAGIASALLAGILFEIGIEIFRAAQFQTALVLAMFFTYLALKRLAPRYAIVTTLVVGTAVAGSLGLLDFSHFHVALAQPVLTMPAFSAAAIISIGIPLFVVAMASQNVPGIAVLRADGYTTPSAPLIATTGIASLLLAPFGSHGINLAAITAAICTGPESHEDRNKRYTAAVWAGVFYLIAGIFGATIAALFASLPKALVVSVAALALFGSIMSGLANAMQDLKQREAALVTFMVTASGLTLLSIGSAFWGLVAGVLTQLVLNARRA
- the tal gene encoding transaldolase, whose protein sequence is MTTALDQLKQFTTVVADTGDFQQLAQYKPQDATTNPSLILKAVQKADYRPLLEKTVRDHASKPVGAIIDNLLIAFGTEILKIIPGRVSTEVDARLSFDVKASIEKGHELIKLYEAAGIGRERILIKLASTWEGVRAAEQLQKEGIHCNMTLLFSLAQAAACAEAGAQLISPFVGRIYDWYKKNAGSAWDEAKDGGANDPGVQSVRRIYAYYKKFGYKTEVMGASFRTPGQVLELAGCDLLTISPDLLQKLQDSTDKVERKLSPELGQSGNIERVPVDESSFRFLVNDEAMATEKLAEGIRAFAADAVKLEKLIEELR
- a CDS encoding VOC family protein, with protein sequence MEIQPYVFFEGRCEEALSFYTDKLGAELQFKMHYKDAPPNPDQTPNPKFADMVMHASVKFGSTILMMSDDCMSESVTHTGFRLTLTGNDLAHAEKLYNALAEGGKVDMPWQATFWTKGFGMLTDKFGIGWMVMAPEQPN
- a CDS encoding FUSC family protein, with protein sequence MSSADSDSERDPMMPRRSSASRILRVITSPYYRYRHAKLLHSVRVGLAMMVSILASTGINIPHGIWSSVTLLVVIGGLQHHGNIRKKATERAAGTMLGATIGLVLILQQNLLGSLWLTYVLMSVVAGICAWYAIGKGGYVGLLTAITMCIVAGHGDNQIDTGLWRTLNVLIGIAIALAFSFALPLHATYSWRYRLAENLRGCARTYTHLVNGAPFDADEEIKTFLELNARLVQLRPLMPWVAKETGVPQAKLEEIQRVHRSMLSALEMMATGALAHADIAARAAFSRQCSAEARTVRAMLLAMARGLRFGGAARFLAPQVVLARVPGGALPEHLAPELQGPYWLGERMIEQVDRLRALLLETEPNWNIERHGTAARVAAAKPG